In the Shewanella sp. OMA3-2 genome, one interval contains:
- a CDS encoding multidrug effflux MFS transporter produces the protein MHRNLLPLLILMVLLSPLAIDIYLPSMPTMALEYGVSDSQVQSTLVLFLFAMGIGQILIGPLADRFGRRPIAIFGIVFYGVSSLLGAYAVEFELLQLARVFQGLAACSTSIVVFSAVRDCYSNKESVSIYSYLNGAICVVPALAPTLGGLLALQFGWRSTFIFMALYAIIVLFIVGFKFPETRPLNTDSSGKLYRWGRYKPVLSDGHFMFYASACMVAMASILCYVSYAPVWLIGRLGISELTFSALFALNAVVNVAACFAAPVLIKRIGNRAGVVVALNLMVVAAVVEVVVQLIGPQTGLAARLGFMLPMMILCAGFAILLGPATGMALAGFGERAGTATAMLGCIQMSGAAILTALIQLTDIPAPYAIALLMGGLCSLLLLMMGMKRFSHWHQEQHA, from the coding sequence ATGCATCGTAATCTATTACCGTTATTAATATTGATGGTGCTGCTAAGCCCATTAGCGATTGATATTTATTTACCTTCTATGCCAACCATGGCATTAGAGTACGGCGTGTCAGACAGCCAAGTACAATCAACCTTGGTATTGTTTTTGTTTGCTATGGGGATAGGGCAAATTCTGATCGGCCCACTCGCTGACCGTTTTGGGCGCAGGCCTATCGCTATTTTTGGTATTGTATTTTATGGTGTAAGCAGCCTGCTGGGGGCTTATGCTGTTGAATTTGAACTATTGCAACTTGCTAGGGTGTTTCAAGGGTTAGCCGCGTGTTCGACCTCAATTGTGGTATTTAGTGCAGTGCGAGATTGCTACAGTAATAAAGAAAGCGTGTCGATTTATAGCTATCTCAATGGTGCTATTTGTGTCGTACCCGCACTTGCACCAACCTTAGGTGGACTATTAGCATTACAATTTGGTTGGCGTTCAACCTTCATCTTTATGGCGCTGTACGCCATTATCGTATTATTTATTGTTGGCTTTAAATTTCCCGAGACTCGACCGTTAAATACAGATTCCTCAGGTAAACTATATCGCTGGGGACGCTATAAGCCTGTATTAAGCGATGGTCATTTTATGTTTTATGCATCAGCTTGTATGGTCGCAATGGCATCAATTCTTTGTTATGTGTCTTATGCGCCTGTTTGGTTAATTGGACGTTTAGGCATTTCAGAGCTGACTTTTAGTGCTTTATTTGCACTGAATGCCGTGGTAAACGTTGCCGCTTGTTTTGCTGCACCAGTATTAATTAAACGTATTGGTAATCGTGCGGGCGTTGTTGTAGCGCTTAACTTGATGGTTGTCGCCGCTGTGGTTGAGGTGGTCGTTCAGTTGATTGGGCCGCAAACAGGTTTAGCGGCCAGGTTAGGGTTTATGCTACCTATGATGATATTGTGTGCAGGCTTTGCCATTTTACTCGGCCCTGCTACAGGTATGGCGTTGGCAGGCTTTGGCGAGCGAGCAGGCACTGCAACGGCCATGTTAGGCTGTATTCAAATGAGCGGCGCGGCGATCTTAACTGCACTTATCCAGCTAACTGATATTCCAGCGCCCTATGCAATAGCGCTATTAATGGGTGGATTGTGTAGTTTATTATTACTGATGATGGGCATGAAACGCTTTAGCCATTGGCATCAAGAGCAGCACGCTTAA
- a CDS encoding LysR family transcriptional regulator, with translation MNLDNLARIDLNLLVTLQVLLEEQSVTRAANRLHLSQSALSKSLNRLRDTLDDPLFQRTAHGLKPTAHALALGKVLPQALQNLYQLTLPPSFEPATSQRHFAFSMVESAYETLIPYFIGSLLQQAPQLKLDTYGWTEKSIYDLQHGQIDFGIAGRDIHPHSQFKVDDLADGLQYQTLFSDNQVCLVRKDHPILSVLQQGSWHQAAYLAMGHVQVRCEGNDWWALDYFLANSHHHRRISTTVPDFYGAASICAHTDLIFTLPSSFAHHAQNLYPLVQIPLPFEFMPMAYVLLWHERNNQDPGHEWVRQMIFNSIPHDLKASAHTE, from the coding sequence GTGAATTTAGACAACCTTGCCCGTATTGACTTAAACCTACTGGTAACCTTACAAGTATTACTAGAAGAGCAAAGTGTGACTCGTGCCGCTAATCGATTACATCTAAGTCAGTCAGCTTTAAGTAAAAGCTTAAACCGATTGCGTGACACCTTAGACGACCCGTTATTTCAGCGCACCGCCCACGGTTTGAAACCTACTGCACACGCGCTAGCATTAGGTAAAGTGTTACCACAAGCGTTACAAAATTTGTATCAGTTAACCTTACCGCCTAGTTTCGAGCCTGCTACTAGCCAGCGTCATTTTGCTTTTTCTATGGTTGAAAGTGCGTATGAAACATTAATTCCTTACTTTATTGGTTCACTACTGCAACAAGCTCCACAACTTAAGCTAGACACTTATGGTTGGACAGAAAAGTCAATTTACGACTTGCAACACGGCCAAATAGATTTTGGCATTGCGGGCCGTGATATACACCCACACTCACAGTTTAAAGTGGATGACCTTGCGGATGGCTTGCAATACCAAACCTTATTTAGTGATAATCAAGTGTGTTTAGTCCGTAAAGACCACCCGATCTTATCAGTACTACAACAAGGTAGCTGGCATCAAGCAGCTTACCTTGCCATGGGTCATGTACAAGTTCGCTGTGAGGGCAACGACTGGTGGGCATTAGATTACTTTCTGGCAAATAGTCATCATCATCGCCGCATATCCACAACTGTGCCCGACTTTTATGGTGCGGCCAGTATTTGTGCCCATACCGACTTGATTTTCACTTTACCATCGAGTTTTGCGCACCATGCACAAAACCTGTACCCATTAGTGCAAATCCCCCTACCATTTGAGTTTATGCCAATGGCCTATGTTTTACTTTGGCATGAACGCAACAATCAAGATCCTGGCCATGAATGGGTGAGGCAAATGATTTTTAACAGCATTCCCCACGATCTCAAAGCATCCGCACATACTGAATAA
- a CDS encoding tetratricopeptide repeat protein, producing the protein MAEKSIKHIVGLVAQLYPSLQHSSVPAYQFVPFDSVVGRDLCYRAMMHNDHHAQYLVAMSLKAQALMAQDQTSTQAVAPDETHKLQMNQGEVPRLFAQAAYWFALAAPFEHAALYEHGVSLLHGYADTAKKGDSVPKGQYKKEGELLIAQAAKHGIVEAQALLGYFYLVGSEAFSADVEQAKLLLTQAAEADNVEAMSNLGVLFYESGEYHDAYMWMSKAAESGYPQAQYHLALLLVEGLSLSVADNTDVQLEKSQIWMQEAASQGQLDAMLHCATTILHHEHATKAELEQAECYLHDVIKYGHNVTAMIELSVALADGMLGRIDVVQSAYLLQQAKLHGNDIQRQVVAPLRQSLLMQIDSVIGNYKVTALQPSEDELAALQQAKYMLR; encoded by the coding sequence TTGGCTGAAAAGTCGATTAAACACATTGTGGGTTTGGTCGCGCAGCTTTATCCATCACTACAGCATTCGTCCGTTCCTGCGTATCAATTTGTGCCATTTGATTCAGTGGTGGGCAGAGATTTATGCTATCGCGCTATGATGCACAATGATCATCATGCTCAGTATTTAGTGGCTATGTCGCTAAAAGCGCAAGCGCTAATGGCTCAAGATCAAACCAGTACTCAAGCCGTTGCTCCCGATGAAACACACAAGTTACAGATGAATCAAGGTGAAGTGCCACGGCTTTTTGCCCAGGCGGCTTATTGGTTTGCCCTTGCAGCACCTTTTGAACATGCGGCGTTATATGAGCATGGCGTTAGCTTGCTGCATGGTTATGCTGATACGGCAAAAAAAGGCGATTCAGTCCCCAAAGGCCAGTATAAAAAAGAGGGTGAGTTACTGATAGCTCAAGCTGCTAAGCATGGCATTGTAGAGGCCCAGGCATTATTGGGTTACTTCTATCTGGTGGGCAGTGAAGCGTTTAGTGCTGATGTTGAACAAGCTAAATTATTGCTAACCCAAGCGGCTGAAGCTGATAATGTTGAAGCTATGTCTAACCTTGGGGTGCTGTTTTATGAATCTGGTGAATATCACGATGCCTATATGTGGATGAGCAAAGCTGCTGAGTCTGGCTATCCTCAGGCGCAGTATCATTTAGCTTTGCTGTTAGTTGAGGGCTTGTCGTTAAGTGTTGCCGATAATACCGATGTGCAGCTTGAAAAAAGTCAAATATGGATGCAAGAAGCCGCCAGCCAAGGCCAGCTAGATGCCATGTTGCATTGTGCAACGACTATTCTTCACCATGAACACGCCACTAAAGCTGAACTTGAACAAGCCGAATGCTATCTACACGATGTGATTAAGTATGGCCATAATGTGACCGCAATGATTGAGCTCAGTGTTGCTTTAGCAGACGGTATGTTAGGTCGAATAGATGTGGTGCAATCGGCTTACTTGTTACAACAGGCTAAATTGCATGGTAATGATATTCAGCGACAAGTGGTCGCCCCTTTGCGGCAGTCATTACTGATGCAAATTGACAGTGTTATTGGAAATTACAAGGTTACAGCGCTTCAGCCTAGCGAAGATGAGCTAGCTGCTTTGCAGCAAGCAAAATACATGCTTAGATAG
- a CDS encoding tRNA-uridine aminocarboxypropyltransferase — protein MKRAYCAVCDYPLIACVCHAISPLQVRTNVIVMQHPSEVNHAKNTVRLMRLVIPNMRVFVGETTEDFIELQAYLAQATKPIYVVYPSDNSQTVMQAKAASDAIIILLDGTWRKAYKILQSNPWLLGYPALHLDVVYASNYIIRKAKRPDSLSTLEATALLLSSLDDALDTTPLFAAFDAMVQHRLSAMPINIKARYQLNDKDVK, from the coding sequence ATGAAAAGAGCTTATTGTGCCGTTTGCGATTATCCGCTGATAGCTTGTGTGTGCCATGCGATTAGTCCATTACAAGTGCGCACAAATGTCATTGTGATGCAGCATCCTAGTGAAGTAAATCATGCTAAGAATACTGTTCGGTTAATGCGCTTAGTCATACCAAATATGCGGGTGTTTGTAGGCGAAACCACGGAAGATTTTATTGAGTTACAAGCTTACTTAGCCCAAGCGACCAAGCCGATATATGTGGTGTACCCAAGTGACAATAGCCAAACGGTGATGCAAGCCAAGGCGGCCAGTGATGCTATCATTATTTTGTTAGATGGTACTTGGCGAAAAGCCTATAAAATACTGCAATCTAATCCCTGGTTACTGGGTTACCCAGCGCTGCATTTAGATGTTGTATATGCCTCGAATTACATTATTCGTAAAGCTAAGCGCCCAGACAGTTTATCGACTCTAGAAGCTACGGCTTTGTTATTGTCATCACTTGATGACGCTCTAGATACCACGCCTTTATTTGCAGCCTTTGATGCTATGGTGCAACATAGGTTAAGTGCTATGCCAATAAACATCAAAGCTCGTTATCAATTAAATGACAAGGACGTAAAATGA
- a CDS encoding DUF4145 domain-containing protein: protein MITDTELVSRFSIELGQDYASAKSYVRDIPTQALVYIRSFTHKLAGIIAKQHQLEFSGPNLYDRIEQLNQGRLIDVTAIRTMHKLRADGNRGAHPEKISSYPTSISVLG, encoded by the coding sequence TTGATAACTGATACTGAGTTAGTTAGCCGATTCTCCATTGAACTGGGTCAAGACTATGCCAGCGCAAAGAGTTATGTCCGCGACATTCCCACTCAAGCGCTGGTTTATATTCGCAGCTTTACTCACAAGCTTGCAGGTATCATCGCTAAACAGCATCAGCTTGAATTTTCTGGGCCCAATTTATACGACCGCATTGAGCAATTAAACCAAGGTCGTCTTATCGACGTTACAGCTATTCGTACCATGCATAAATTGCGTGCCGACGGTAATCGTGGCGCTCATCCAGAAAAAATATCATCTTACCCAACATCAATTAGTGTCCTTGGCTGA